The Limanda limanda chromosome 20, fLimLim1.1, whole genome shotgun sequence genome has a segment encoding these proteins:
- the LOC133027246 gene encoding uncharacterized protein LOC133027246, producing the protein MAKHDSGRLAAIVVSVVGFGISLVFNALSVVGIGPYYTTTANVSAVFDTQITPSGWTFNIWSVIYVWLTAMIVYIVSALCRKNGYGYVYCNPPVLPYGFFISWCLNLCFNIGWLVVWDRGMMIAALVFLILVILTNYSMICFICHGLNVYGPWLKKYHKVDLWLIRVLIQNGVAIYTTWTTIATLINLTIVLTYEVKMSPTDAATISYSVLSVVLLVWFVLENLVLDKHVRYILINYPVVIWALYGNFDKNFDEVSPGVNGIFIVVLLAVASALFVVRISLVVWKHIKQPLYEDASAESMEPMDIAQKQKKIFR; encoded by the exons ATGGCAAAGCATGATTCTGGACGTCTTGCTGCGATAGTGGTTTCTGTTGTCGGCTTTGGGATAAGCTTGGTGTTCAATGCGCTGTCAGTAGTTGGGATCG GTCCCTATTATACCACTACAGCCAATGTGTCTGCGGTGTTTGACACCCAGATCACACCTTCAGGATGGACCTTCAACATCTGGAGCGTCATCTATGTCTGGCTCACAGCCATGATCGTCTACATCGTCTCCGCTCTTTGCAGAAA GAATGGTTATGGCTACGTTTACTGCAACCCCCCAGTGCTACCTTATGGATTCTTCATCAGCTGGTGCCTCAATCTGTGTTTTAATATTGGCTGGCTTGTTGTGTGGGACAGAGG AATGATGATCGCTGCACTGGTCTTTCTCATCCTGGTCATCTTAACAAACTACTCCATGATCTGCTTCATCTGTCATGGGCTTAATGTTTACGGACCATGGCTCAAGAAATACCACAAAGTCGACCTTTGGCTCATTCGTGTGTTG ATTCAAAACGGTGTGGCGATATACACAACATGGACAACCATCGCAACTCTGATCAACTTGACCATTGTCCTGACGTATGAAGTGAAGATGTCTCCAACAGACGCTGCCACCATCTCATactctgttttatctgttgtGTTGCTCGTATG GTTTGTTTTGGAAAACTTGGTCCTTGACAAACATGTGCGGTACATCCTCATCAACTACCCTGTTGTGATCTGGGCTCTGTATGGAAACTTTGACAAAAACTTTGACGAAGTGTCCCCCGGAGTCAATGGCATCTTTATTG TTGTGCTGCTGGCCGTCGCCTCTGCGTTGTTTGTCGTCAGGATTTCTTTGGTGGTTTGGAAACACATCAAACAGCCGCTCTACGAAGACGCCAGTGCAGAATCCATGGAGCCGATGGATATCGcccagaagcagaagaagataTTTCGCTAA
- the si:ch211-161h7.4 gene encoding claspin: METKYPTLRRPKRKLCYLTNKDSESKKWTGNMTLGDVDKMFDDLDSPSRDDGLLSTSPLLQTSDTRTPHSDRAASPAPQEGHQSEKLPPCEKGPEGAAHPAIRTPSPQLDIVSDLFKLHEPVKTSSPIEEIVSVVNVEEEKNDGKQSVSPILFDCGEEEKEEAQVQPPTLQEPQVNGHVPEIIGDSGLDTPPMKLAFKRPTVSTHKNKVDGSCKDSQPVTEKTHEKPQTAVLKCKRKTHRQESTDKPVGAVTQEPELTAPDKQSTSVYSQSLGETFTRVGNNLSAFLQKLRHAGQSKPACGRKSLTPVKAPPPPPEPEDDFLILEDDAPLWFTIPSKTATSKRQKHSRTDSSDKDSSTDKATKDGPQETGQKVVESEKAELGIHPLDPSKERKKRPEKKNKVTGPGNDKDVLTTPEDPPSGDLKEREKPNKKKRQQQLKKIPSKESDKAEEEPKDTASRKTDKEKLSQKTEKKKSAKSSKDVKEVAKTNTGKSLKRTRKVTQSPEDIKETASDEAVKEQSEDHNKAKPGDVEDLGSLSDKQFMTSDAQTDNKLAAVTKSSSSEESQNLGRKKRKPIGQGWMSSSESTEETKFPENQLTHKRSKQHNKEPSSAEASPVKTKKVKVLKKANQKRPVTSTSQSTTKGKGKKTRQNKNRLAGGDAPNTMRAADEVLPMDMEQIEAQQHQPEEVLEQSSPIFQERDVNHNSGPTVFQKVYHDVSEKMSDTSASVSPRRPQEHLRAEVPEKRRRKPPGDWWTTDRVSEEVASVSTYRQQFTPKESKSHKESKQLSIQEPEQRRRKPPGDWWTTDRVSEEVASVSTYRQQFTPKESKSHKESKQLSKQEPSRSPGLGTPIKGKMVVASKTPGTAEVPLLEPRPMFAPKNTRRTLATFKDIFTSVSETPTVVSSKHAVHNNRCEPAEVSVIHHVTFTPTDKDTNSVDAGEFRSPQNSPPTHDTPQDSSCQPENTLKGRRSGPSSMIEVQEYENLSLQPSSVQGVLSVSDLCAPPLKPLVLQPEDKAHLTEMFKTLWPSTEDDDCEISPDYFDWYFYQGKVCGFQVDLNCSSICNGKLLLGSYMKKPLWVDHSATTVFNILTSSVAVIIDGRKSHFHPGQAFMVQSGHAYSLNNVTAQPAVLYFTRILADSSE, from the exons ATGGAGACCAAGTACCCCACCCTG AGGCGACCAAAGAGGAAGCTCTGCTACCTTACAAACAAAGACAG tgagtCTAAAAAATGGACGGGGAACATGACACTTGGAGATGTTGAtaagatgtttgatgacttAG ATTCACCCTCACGTGACGATGGCCTGTTGtccacttctcctctgctccagaCTTCTGATACCAGGACACCACACAGTGACAGAGCGGCTTCACCGGCTCCACAGGAGGGACACCAATCTGAAAAACTCCCACCATGCGAAAAG GGTCCTGAAGGAGCTGCCCATCCTGCCATTAGGACACCCAGTCCTCAACTTGACATAG TTTCAGACTTATTTAAACTGCATGAGCCAGTGAAGACATCCAGCCCTATTGAAGAAATTGTGAGTGTAGTGAATgtagaagaggagaagaatgaTGGAAAACAATCTGTGTCTCCAATCCTCTTTGActgtggagaggaagaaaaggaggaggcaCAGGTGCAGCCACCAACCCTCCAAGAACCCCAGGTCAATGGGCACGTACCCGAAATaat TGGTGACTCTGGTTTGGATACGCCTCCAATGAAGCTTGCTTTTAAAAGACCCACGGTGTCCACTCACAAAAACAAGGTGGACGGGTCATG CAAAGACAGTCAGCCAgtcacagaaaaaacacacgaGAAACCACAGACAGCCGTTCTCAagtgcaaaagaaaaacacacag acAAGAAAGCACAGACAAACCCGTGGGAGCAGTGACACAGGAGCCTGAACTCACAGCTCCTGACAAACAGTCAACAAGTGTTTACAGTCAGTCTCTGGGTGAGACGTTCACCCGCGTGGGAAACAACTTGTCAGCGTTTCTACAGAAGCTCAGACATGCTGGACAGTCCAAACCTGCATG TGGCAGGAAGTCGCTGACACCAGTtaaagctcctcctcctcctcccgagCCAGAGGACGATTTCCTGATTTTGGAGGATGATGCACCTCTGTGGTTCACCATCCCAAGTAAAACTGCCACAAGTAAGAGACAGAAGCACAGCAGAACTGACAGCTCGGACAAAGACAGCTCAACAGACAAGGCAACAAAGGACGGTCCGCAGGAGACTGGGCAAAAAGTGGTGGAATCAGAAAAGGCTGAACTGGGAATTCATCCCCTTGATCCctcaaaagagaggaaaaaaaggccagagaagaagaataaagTAACTGGGCCTGGAAATGATAAGGATGTATTGACCACTCCTGAAGATCCTCCCTCGGGTGACTTGAAGGAACGAGAGAAGCCAAATAAAAAGAAACGGCAACAACAGCTAAAGAAGATTCCATCGAAAGAGAGCGACAAGGCAGAAGAGGAACCTAAAGACACAGCCAGCAGGAAAACGGATAAAGAAAAACTCTCTCAGAAAacggaaaagaagaaaagcgcGAAGTCTTCAAAAGATGTGAAAGAAGTGGCCAAGACGAACACGGGTAAATCATTAAAGCGGACCAGGAAAGTGACGCAGAGTCCTGAAGACATAAAGGAGACAGCGAGTGACgaggcagtgaaggagcaaAGTGAAGATCACAACAAAGCGAAACCAGGAGATGTTGAAGACTTGGGTTCTCTGTCAG ACAAACAATTCATGACGTCTGACGCACAAACGGACAACAAACTGGCCGCTGTGACTAAATCGAGTTCGTCTGAAGAAAGTCAGAATCttgggagaaagaaaaggaaaccaATTGGACAGGGGTGGATGAGCTCTAGTGAGAGCACAGAAGAAACCAAGTTCCCAGAAAACCAGCTCACACACAAGAGGTCCAAACAGCACAACAAAGAGCCCAGCTCAGCAGAAGCTTCACCTGTAAAGACTAAGAAGGTCAAAGTTTTAAAGAAAGCAAATCAGAAACGGCCTGTAACGTCGACCAGTCAGAGCACAACTAAAGGCAAAGGGAAGAAaaccagacaaaacaaaaacagacttgCAGGAGGAGACGCACCAAACACAATGAGAGCGGCAGATGAAGTGTTACCGATGGACATGGAGCAGATTGAAGCGCAGCAGCACCAGCCAGAGGAGGTCCTTGAGCAATCTAGCCCCATCTTTCAAGAGAGAGACGTCAATCATAACTCAG gGCCGACGGTATTTCAGAAAGTCTACCATGATGTCTCTGAGAAAATGTCTGACACATCAGCGTCTGTCTCTCCCAGAAGACCTCAGGAGCATCTCAGGGCAGAAGTTCCAGAGAAACGGAGGAGGAAGCCTCCCGGTGACTGGTGGACGACGGATAGGGTTTCTGAGGAGGTGGCGAGCGTCTCAACATATCGTCAGCAGTTTACACCAAAGGAGTCCAAATCTCATAAAGAGAGTAAACAACTTTCCATACAGGAACCGGAGCAACGGAGGAGGAAGCCTCCCGGTGACTGGTGGACGACGGATAGGGTGTCTGAGGAGGTGGCGAGCGTCTCCACATATCGTCAGCAGTTTACACCAAAGGAGTCCAAATCTCATAAAGAGAGTAAACAACTTTCCAAACAAGAACCGAGCCGATCTCCTGGACTTGGAACTCCCATAAAAGGCAAGATGGTGGTTGCATCCAAAACACCAGGGACAGCTGAAGTGCCTCTGCTGGAACCGAGGCCAATGTTCGCTCCGAAAAACACCAGACGCACTCTGGCCAcgtttaaagacattttcacGTCGGTGTCAGAGACCCCGACTGTGGTCAGCAGCAAACACGCAGTTCACAATAACAGATGTGAACCTGCAGAGGTTTCAGTCATTCACCATGTTACGTTCACTCCGACtgataaagacacaaacagcGTGGATGCCGGTGAATTCAGGAGCCCACAGAACAGCCCCCCCACACATGATACCCCACAGGACAGCAGCTGTCAGCCAGAGAACAC GTTAAAAGGCCGGAGAAGTGGACCGTCCTCTATGATTGAGGTTCAAGAGTATGAGAACTTGA GTCTGCAGCCATCCAGCGTCCAGGGTGTGCTCTCTGTGTCGGATCTGTGCGCTCCTCCTCTCAAACCACTGGTCCTGCAGCCGGAGGACAAGGCCCACCTGACGGAGATGTTTAAGACTCTCTGGCCTTCCACTGAAGACG ATGACTGTGAGATCTCTCCGGATTATTTCGACTGGTACTTCTATCAAGGCAAGGTGTGTGGCTTCCAGGTGGATTTGAACTGCAGCTCCATCTGTAATGGGAAGCTTCTGCTGGGCTCCTACATGAAGAAGCCTCTGTGGGTGGATCACAGCGCCACCACG gtttttaacATATTAACAAGCTCTGTTGCTGTAATCATCGACGGCAGGAAGTCACACTTCCACCCAGGACAAGCCTTCATGGTGCAGAGTG GACACGCCTACAGCCTAAACAACGTCACCGCTCAGCCCGCAGTTCTCTACTTCACCAGGATATTAGCCGACAGCTCGGAATGA